The following are from one region of the Sorghum bicolor cultivar BTx623 chromosome 2, Sorghum_bicolor_NCBIv3, whole genome shotgun sequence genome:
- the LOC8056332 gene encoding dynein light chain 1, cytoplasmic → MLESQAVIGDTDMRQAMQQYALRLAGKALDDFEAADSTEIARFIKKEFDRSYGPGWQCIVGTDFGSFVTHHSGCFIYFGIGNLAILLFKGGAAPRGETVVEKARLTALKTAVEA, encoded by the exons ATGCTGGAGAGCCAGGCGGTGATCGGGGACACGGACATGCGGCAGGCGATGCAGCAGTACGCGCTCCGGCTCGCCGGGAAGGCGCTGGACGACTTCGAGGCCGCCGACTCCACGGAGATCGCACGGTTCATCAAGAAG gagttCGATCGGTCGTACGGCCCCGGATGGCAGTGCATCGTGGGCACCGACTTCGGGTCGTTCGTGACGCACCACTCCGGCTGCTTCATCTacttcggcatcggcaacctGGCCATCCTGCTGTTCAAGGGCGGCGCGGCTCCTCGCGGTGAGACCGTCGTCGAGAAGGCGCGGCTCACGGCGCTGAAAACTGCCGTCGAGGCGTGA